In Colletotrichum lupini chromosome 6, complete sequence, a single window of DNA contains:
- a CDS encoding ankyrin, whose amino-acid sequence MIIPNLDVVYPIHMNHVPPGWRPLVNLICVHDLGGSPKSSWHHDESGKTWISDPDFLGSFKDSVRVWTYGYNSDPAANMTPASIALHADELLISMISNYGKYPGGSTVFIAHGLGGIIVKKAIELSSNYVEYFAIKGSTVGVVFLDTVHHATDSEGVLEAVKSTVAATLLKHSTRPSVDDVRQFAEAVREVNKTFLTQAPLDLTILNFIAMRRIEITSADGTTYKTLLTQFPSPSDKIYSLLADQVGDMMTKLSSSTNKRVFFAPPPPLAPTTANPPPPSPPPGPPGPPGPPGPPVSLPPPPRSGIPMGPPPRDQANEAFSLWAKKKEADTCTWIQSHDFFKSWVKSNKTAGLFVQGATGCGKTYLAKSIANYLSWDRPRSPPDNNIVLSFFCNVSTVGNKKPPIAQYFVRSLLQLRPVWSESIAPYYRWQELKSHFKLPALFDILRDIMSQMQYSTGPPKTTAVFLIVDGLDDCDVTYAREFLCLVGSLLDHPVARSSPAAGPSLPGQGYPRETVRFKFLFTYSACEILSLNSCIPNSARILMTDSAIRKDIGTYVDRELDILSTLRDLNGPPEGIRSWIKNKSESFFWFAKYSIEDAMSTVQDGEGYSFSGRVLPCPSSLGKYYDRDLLPLFQTIDEDGKYALSAVQIVLGYLSIPTRAEICDAIACLHGDPNLRFLDLPNFLRQRCPRIIHSLDEGDFRISHPSLIYHVRRYYLIEKEQHANMAFLCIKYLSGSDFGSFKSIMPPNISARHPFYSYAANNWREHLRRAGDKVVRLLPLLGDFVSSANYRTWSAYYSWNIEFTHHRRVIDDTFVSPVFTFIDANIGHLTHEIQWAGRGEAYSWKSELLRQTWRYLYERKQTPVIARLIEYWRPDSCFSVHNFFGHTPLMHAAGSSEGQPDMVEYFLKRTKDVNERGSLRGGTALMILCTHLRTRDEDLMARLVTSLLDAGADPNISDKWGETPLVNPCSVGDAAMVELLLRAGARPDMLSIHTPIMHPLREAIMQHHNEVARLLIDYGVDLSLHFPWPNLQLPLTAAITEQNFDIFMVLLDRVEDINQLDGMGYAAIHLLTGPLCNDWLPHLLRRPDVDLELLSNGISGDRKKFIRRTALSFAIVDDNFKAQANWGNSSVEESEVDISTGNTDIVELLLAYQSPINTLNWKSKKYAKSPLMVAVDYKDQNMVELLLRHGADPTLEEAYGMPGPLDAAMLDDEDIAMGMIKVLLENPLPPSINYVPDNPDFQHILIEASDMKPEVTRLLLAHGADTKRFLSYIPGCFTTPLHRAVEENNIETAKVLIEHEPALVTYQCEEGLVYETPLHIAARDGHIEILRCLLDTGAQSNLASCHWQETPLWLACESGRLEIAQLLYEMSPEALELPSYDGKTPLMVACEDGNLQLVQFLLEKGADITARCSMGASCVCSTVSEDNGAAYKIIDLSLQHGLGIDDVVSSTGFTVLGEACRAGDIPTVRLLLDKGADPAKGQKWPGDTSTTWRSALRVASLYECVKVVEVLLEHPQLASFIENVDYYGDNVLHIDGSYHHQQASEMATLVYSACEKLKAETGVDHFQRMLDVKDSDMHTPLDMAIDMPHKGLSSEAIKVIDVYLKRYIAELTAVETRTFAQHKHLMRDIAIILLERREYDEEAIRLFQALIVDVWVTREDGKCLETVFCMANCDLCDEDEQEQVSFCRLCGLRVGMKCVDEARLQHELVYVPVIKDRSIIDLNSESVNQIMDLLENDFIVTDCPRPVEEALISHFQVDPDSEDTTLSLAVLHAFGYLEFRRRAWSPYLPLAPAVYKRIQPWEPMFTEPRRDFEEWVWDIETSPYRLRDELNYLLESGRRVAYKDEQATRLEQILSDVGWLYPQREVYDDDDSGVVIDEYSCSAEEMLGRKRR is encoded by the exons GCAGCGACTCTGCTCAAGCACTCCACAAGACCGTCCGTTGACGATGTCAGACAATTTGCGGAAGCTGTTCGAGAAGTCAACAAGACCTTTCTCACACAGGCGCCATTAGACTTGACAATTCTCAACTTCATTGCCATGCGTCGAATTGAAATCACGTCTGCAGATGGTACAACCTACAAGACTTTG TTAACGCAGTTCCCATCCCCTTCAGATAAGATATACAGCCTATTGGCAGATCAGGTTGGCGATATGATGACAAAGCTATCGTCTTCAACCAACAAACGAGTGTTCTTCGCGCCGCCACCCCCTTTGGCACCCACGACAGCTAATCCCCCGCCACCTTCACCACCTCCTGGTCCTCCTGGGCCTCCAGGCCCGCCGGGCCCGCCAG TGTCTctgccgccgccaccacggAGTGGGATCCCCATGGGTCCACCACCGCGAGATCAGGCCAACGAGGCATTCAGTTTGTGGGCCAAGAAGAAAGAAGCTG ATACTTGTACCTGGATACAGTCCCACGACTTCTTCAAAAGTTGGGTCAAGTCCAATAAGACCGCAGGTCTTTTTGTCCAGGGCGCCACGGGATGCGGTAAAACTTACTTGGCCAAGTCCATCGCCAACTACCTGTCCTGGGATCGGCCTCGATCTCCCccagataataatatagtgcTCTCGTTCTTTTGCAACGTCAGCACTGTTGGGAACAAGAAGCCACCGATTGCCCAGTATTTCGTCCGATCGCTTCTTCAACTACGGCCAGTCTGGTCTGAGTCTATAGCGCCTTACTATCGATGGCAGGAGCTGAAAAGCCACTTCAAGCTGCCGGCGCTGTTTGACATCTTACGCGACATCATGAGCCAGATGCAATACAGTACGGGCCCGCCAAAGACGACGGCTGTTTTCCTCATCGTGGATGGTCTGGATGACTGTGATGTTACCTATGCCCGGGAATTTCTCTGCCTTGTGGGAAGTCTCCTCGACCACCCGGTGGCTCGCTCATCCCCAGCTGCCGGCCCGTCTCTTCCAGGCCAAGGATATCCGCGCGAAACTGTCAGGTTCAAGTTCTTGTTCACGTATAGCGCTTGCGAGATTCTGAGTCTGAACTCCTGCATACCTAACTCCGCTAGGATTCTGATGACTGATTCTGCAATTCGCAAAGATATCGGCACTTACGTGGATAGAGAGTTGGACATCCTGTCTACGCTTCGGGATCTGAATGGGCCGCCAGAAGGAATTCGATCTTGGATCAAGAATAAGTCGGAGTCGTTCTTTTGGTTCGCAAAGTACTCCATCGAAGACGCAATGAGTACGGTCCAAGATGGCGAGGGGTATTCCTTCAGTGGGAGGGTGCTTCCGTGCCCTTCTAGCCTGGGAAAATACTACGACAGAGATCTCCTACCATTGTTCCAGACCATCGACGAAGATGGGAAATATGCTCTGTCAGCTGTGCAAATCGTACTCGGCTATCTTAGTATCCCTACCAGAGCCGAAATATGCGATGCAATCGCCTGTCTTCACGGAGACCCCAACTTGAGATTCCTCGACCTCCCCAACTTCTTGAGACAACGGTGCCCCAGAATCATTCATTCTTTGGACGAAGGGGACTTCAGAATTAGTCATCCTTCTCTGATTTACCATGTCAGACGTTACTACCTCATCGAGAAAGAGCAGCACGCAAACATGGCATTCCTGTGTATAAAGTACCTCTCCGGATCTGACTTCGGAAGCTTCAAATCGATCATGCCTCCCAACATCTCAGCGCGTCACCCGTTCTATTCATATGCGGCAAACAACTGGAGAGAACATCTCCGTCGTGCGGGCGACAAAGTGGTCAGACTGCTCCCTCTGCTGGGCGACTTCGTCAGCTCTGCGAACTACAGAACTTGGTCAGCTTATTACTCCTGGAACATTGAATTTACACATCATCGGAGGGTGATAGATGACACCTTCGTCTCTCCCGTGTTCACATTCATTGATGCTAATATTGGTCATCTGACCCACGAAATTCAGTGGGCAGGGAGGGGAGAGGCGTATTCTTGGAAGAGTGAGCTTCTCAGGCAGACATGGCGGTACTTGTACGAGCGTAAACAAACCCCAGTAATTGCCAGGCTCATTGAATATTGGAGGCCCGACTCTTGTTTCTCGGTACACAACTTCTTCGGCCATACTCCTCTGATGCATGCAGCAGGCTCATCAGAGGGACAACCCGACATGGTCGAATACTTCCTGAAGCGGACCAAAGACGTCAACGAGCGAGGCTCGTTGAGGGGCGGAACCGCTTTGATGATACTATGCACGCATCTGAGAACGCGCGATGAAGACCTGATGGCACGATTGGTCACATCACTCCTTGATGCCGGGGCTGATCCAAATATCTCGGATAAATGGGGCGAAACGCCCTTAGTCAACCCTTGCAGTGTAGGAGATGCTGCCATGGTCGAGCTGCTCCTCCGAGCGGGAGCCAGGCCTGACATGTTAAGCATACACACGCCAATCATGCATCCCCTCCGCGAAGCAATCATGCAACATCACAATGAGGTTGCCAGACTGTTGATCGACTACGGTGTCGATCTGAGCTTGCATTTCCCGTGGCCGAACCTTCAGTTACCCTTAACAGCTGCCATCACCGAACAAAACTTCGACATCTTCATGGTCCTCTTGGATAGAGTTGAAGATATCAATCAGCTAGATGGCATGGGATACGCTGCGATTCATCTGTTGACAGGCCCGCTGTGCAACGATTGGCTACCGCATCTTCTGAGACGACCTGATGTCGACCTAGAGCTTCTCTCTAACGGTATTTCAGGCGATCGAAAGAAGTTTATCCGTCGGACTGCGCTAAGCTTTGCCATCGTTGACGATAACTTCAAGGCG CAAGCTAACTGGGGAAATTCTAGTGTGGAGGAAAGCGAGGTTGATATCAGCACGGGCAACACCGACATAGTCGAGCTGCTCCTCGCCTATCAATCGCCCATCAACACGTTGAATTGGAAGTCGAAGAAGTACGCCAAGTCCCCGTTAATGGTGGCTGTAGACTACAAGGACCAAAACATGGTAGAACTCCTCCTGCGGCACGGAGCGGACCCGACCCTAGAGGAGGCCTACGGAATGCCAGGCCCCCTTGACGCCGCCATGCTTGACGACGAAGACATTGCTATGGGTATGATCAAAGTTTTACTCGAGAACCCTTTGCCACCAAGCATCAATTACGTCCCGGACAACCCAGACTTCCAGCATATCCTCATCGAGGCGAGCGATATGAAGCCGGAGGTCACGCGGTTGCTTCTCGCCCACGGTGCTGACACGAAACGTTTCTTGTCCTACATCCCCGGGTGCTTCACCACTCCCCTCCATCGGGCTGTGGAAGAAAACAACATTGAGACTGCCAAAGTTCTTATCGAACACGAGCCAGCCCTGGTGACCTACCAGTGCGAAGAAGGACTAGTCTACGAGACGCCTCTCCACATCGCTGCCAGAGACGGACACATTGAGATTCTGCGATGTCTCCTCGATACGGGTGCTCAATCCAACCTGGCCTCATGCCATTGGCAGGAAACACCGCTTTGGTTAGCCTGCGAATCAGGAAGGCTAGAAATTGCGCAATTGCTCTACGAAATGTCGCCAGAGGCACTGGAACTCCCCTCTTACGACGGGAAAACTCCGCTTATGGTAGCCTGCGAAGATGGAAACCTCCAACTGGTCCAGTTTCTTCTAGAAAAAGGCGCCGACATCACAGCACGATGCTCAATGGGAGCATCATGTGTCTGTAGCACAGTTTCCGAGGACAACGGCGCGGCTTACAAGATCATTGATCTGTCGCTTCAGCACGGCCTCGGCATTGATGATGTCGTCAGCTCAACCGGCTTCACGGTACTCGGAGAGGCTTGCAGGGCCGGAGATATCCCGACTGTCCGGCTTTTGCTCGACAAGGGCGCGGATCCGGCAAAGGGGCAGAAGTGGCCCGGAGACACTTCCACTACATGGAGGTCGGCGCTGCGGGTCGCCTCCTTGTACGAGTGTGTCAAGGTGGTTGAGGTGCTGCTCGAACATCCTCAGCTAGCGTCCTTTATCGAGAACGTTGACTATTACGGCGACAATGTGCTGCATATTGACGGATCATATCACCATCAACAAGCTTCCGAAATGGCCACGCTAGTGTACTCTGCGTGCGAGAAGTTGAAAGCCGAGACTGGCGTCGACCATTTTCAACGGATGCTTGATGTTAAGGACAGCGATATGCATACGCCTCTGGACATGGCGATCGATATGCCGCACAAGGGTCTGAGCAGCGAGGCGATAAAAGTCATTGACGTTTACTTGAAGCGCTACATTGCGGAACTGACAGCCGTCGAAACTCGGACATTTGCCCAGCATAAGCATCTCATGCGAGACATCGCCATCATTCTCCTCGAGAGACGAGAATATGACGAGGAAGCCATTCGTTTGTTCCAGGCTTTGATAGTCGATGTATGGGTCACAAGAGAGGACGGAAAGTGCCTCGAGACGGTGTTCTGCATGGCCAACTGCGATCTCTGCGACGAAGACGAGCAGGAACAAGTTTCGTTTTGCCGGCTTTGCGGTCTCAGGGTTGGCATGAAGTGCGTCGACGAGGCGAGGCTACAGCACGAGTTGGTTTATGTCCCCGTCATCAAAGACCGCAGCATTATTGATCTCAACTCTGAGTCAGTTAATCAGATCATGGACCTGTTGGAGAACGATTTTATCGTCACAGATTGTCCTCGCCCAGTAGAGGAAGCTCTCATCTCGCATTTCCAAGTCGATCCAGACTCGGAAGACACAACTCTTTCGCTCGCTGTACTCCATGCTTTCGGGTACCTGGAATTCCGACGTCGGGCTTGGAGTCCTTACCTGCCGCTAGCCCCTGCGGTCTACAAGCGGATACAGCCTTGGGAGCCAATGTTCACAGAACCGAGGCGAGACTTTGAAGAATGGGTTTGGGATATCGAGACGTCGCCCTACAGGTTGCGGGACGAGCTGAATTACTTGCTTGAGTCAGGCAGAAGAGTGGCGTATAAAGACGAGCAGGCGACGAGGCTGGAGCAGATTCTCAGTGACGTTGGGTGGTTGTACCCGCAACGAGAGGTttatgatgatgatgattcgGGTGTTGTGATTGATGAATATTCCTGTAGCGCCGAGGAGATGTTGGGGAGAAAAAGAAGATGA
- a CDS encoding tannase and feruloyl esterase: protein MRGSRSSVFQLLLAVGSARAVTPEDCASLASRLSLPNTTIHETAFITAGTNISLPDNHPSCAIPFQISSVDICRVVFVTTTGPTSNISLEAWLPSEWSGRFLGTGNGGMNGCIKYGDLNYGATHQFATIGTNNGHDGTSGAPFLNNPGVIEDYVYRAMHLEAQLGKEIAQQYYGKEHTKSYYLGCSTGGRQGFKEAQSFPEDYDGIVAGAPAFDLIALMYWTGQLFLKTGTNETSRFLSPAEWELVYADILKQCDGLDGLEDGILEDPSLCQYRPEGLICADGSSDSCLSGEQAATVRAVFSPVYGLDGQYIFPRLQPGSNATARLLNGQPHQYPLDWWRYVVYNDTNWNLSTMTPEDYAVASKQDPWKVSTWEGDLSAAKDRGVKILHYHGMQDNAISSDNSERYYNHVSRTMNLPSKELDEFYRYFRISGMAHCRDGTGASMIGGNPETFASYDPDANVLAAIVRWVEEDVAPDFILGSRLTASGEVDLQRKHCKYPTRNVFKGQGDPVKPDGWECV from the coding sequence ATGAGAGGTTCTCGCTCTTCAGTGTTTCAACTCCTGTTGGCGGTTGGGTCAGCCCGAGCTGTCACTCCCGAGGACTGCGCATCGTTAGCGAGCCGTCTTAGTCTTCCCAATACGACAATCCATGAGACAGCATTCATCACAGCAGGGACGAACATTTCGCTCCCTGATAACCACCCGTCGTGCGCCATCCCCTTTCAAATTTCCAGCGTTGATATCTGTCGGGTTGTCTTTGTCACTACTACCGGTCCGACAAGCAATATCTCCCTTGAGGCTTGGCTTCCATCAGAATGGAGTGGGCGTTTCTTGGGCACTGGCAACGGCGGTATGAATGGATGCATCAAATACGGCGACCTCAACTACGGGGCCACACACCAATTTGCCACAATTGGCACCAACAACGGCCACGACGGAACGTCTGGTGCCCCGTTCCTCAACAACCCCGGAGTGATTGAGGATTACGTCTACCGCGCCATGCATCTTGAAGCTCAGTTGGGCAAAGAGATTGCTCAGCAATACTACGGCAAAGAGCACACCAAGTCATATTACCTGGGCTGCTCCACAGGCGGTAGACAGGGGTTTAAGGAGGCCCAGAGCTTTCCggaagactacgacggtatCGTTGCCGGTGCTCCAGCTTTCGATCTGATTGCACTCATGTACTGGACTGGCCAACTTTTCCTCAAGACGGGGACCAATGAGACTTCGCGGTTCCTCTCTCCAGCGGAGTGGGAGCTGGTGTATGCCGATATACTGAAGCAGTGTGACGGATTAGACGGTCTTGAAGACGGCATCCTCGAAGACCCGAGCTTGTGCCAATACCGACCTGAAGGACTCATTTGCGCCGACGGCTCTTCTGATAGCTGTCTGAGCGGAGAGCAAGCCGCTACTGTGCGGGCCGTCTTCTCTCCAGTCTACGGATTGGATGGGCAGTACATCTTCCCCAGACTACAGCCAGGTTCTAACGCGACTGCACGACTTCTCAACGGCCAGCCCCATCAGTACCCCTTGGACTGGTGGCGCTATGTTGTATACAACGATACAAACTGGAACCTTTCTACAATGACCCCGGAGGATTACGCTGTTGCTTCTAAGCAAGACCCGTGGAAGGTGTCGACGTGGGAAGGAGACTTATCCGCTGCCAAGGATCGTGGAGTCAAAATCCTGCATTACCACGGTATGCAAGACAATGCGATCAGCAGTGACAACTCTGAGAGGTACTATAACCATGTGTCACGAACCATGAACCTCCCTTCGAAGGAATTGGATGAATTCTATCGGTATTTCAGGATATCCGGCATGGCGCACTGTCGCGATGGCACTGGGGCTAGCATGATCGGTGGCAACCCTGAGACTTTCGCCTCCTACGACCCAGATGCCAATGTACTGGCGGCGATCGTGCGCTGGGTTGAGGAGGATGTTGCACCCGATTTCATTCTTGGTAGCCGCTTGACGGCCTCCGGGGAGGTCGATCTGCAGAGGAAGCATTGTAAATATCCCACAAGGAACGTGTTCAAGGGACAAGGAGATCCCGTGAAGCCGGATGGGTGGGAATGCGTTTAG